A window from gamma proteobacterium SS-5 encodes these proteins:
- the flgL gene encoding flagellar hook-associated protein FlgL yields MRIGTLFFNERITNDMLHAQTQLADTQLQLSTGRRIVTPSDDPSGAKAVLDTEKFQTTTEQYQENIAQITPRLELEETVLANADDIMQRVRELAIQGATDVYSTLDKGFIADEIDQLLEQMKGLAGTKDSNDEYLFSGFDRKTAPINDTSIYPPQIDQTTGLYSSNFTYEGDQGSRKVPISANRQVLDVENGHEVFFFRERDLVNNTVTQKSVFESIYNLSAALRTDPTAAVQPDMDAVIADIEASMDQLTSVRSKAGARLSTIEQQESANADFILNYESQLATIRDLDYAEAITRLNRDTTALEAAQSSYVKIQGLTLFNYL; encoded by the coding sequence ATGCGCATAGGAACCCTGTTCTTCAACGAACGCATCACCAACGACATGCTGCATGCCCAGACGCAGCTGGCCGATACCCAGTTGCAGCTGTCCACCGGGCGGCGCATCGTCACCCCATCGGACGACCCCTCCGGTGCCAAGGCGGTGCTGGATACGGAAAAATTTCAGACCACCACCGAGCAATACCAGGAAAACATTGCCCAGATCACGCCCCGCCTGGAGCTGGAGGAGACGGTGCTGGCCAACGCCGACGACATCATGCAGCGGGTACGGGAGCTGGCCATCCAGGGGGCCACGGATGTCTATTCGACCCTGGACAAGGGCTTTATCGCCGATGAGATCGACCAGCTGCTGGAGCAGATGAAGGGCCTGGCCGGTACCAAGGATTCCAATGATGAATACCTGTTTTCCGGCTTCGATCGCAAGACGGCGCCGATCAACGATACGTCGATCTACCCGCCGCAGATCGATCAGACAACCGGTCTCTACAGCTCCAATTTCACCTATGAGGGTGATCAAGGCAGCCGCAAGGTGCCCATCTCCGCCAATCGGCAGGTGTTGGATGTGGAGAACGGCCATGAGGTATTCTTTTTCCGGGAGAGAGACCTGGTAAACAATACGGTTACTCAGAAGAGCGTGTTTGAAAGTATCTACAATCTATCGGCCGCACTGCGGACAGACCCAACCGCAGCAGTGCAACCGGACATGGACGCTGTTATTGCGGATATCGAGGCCTCCATGGATCAGCTCACCTCGGTGCGCAGCAAGGCCGGTGCCCGCCTGTCCACTATAGAGCAGCAGGAGAGCGCCAATGCCGATTTTATCCTCAACTACGAATCACAGCTGGCAACCATTCGCGACCTGGACTACGCCGAGGCCATCACCCGCCTGAACCGCGACACTACGGCACTGGAAGCGGCGCAAAGCTCCTACGTCAAGATCCAGGGTCTGACCCTGTTCAATTACCTCTGA
- a CDS encoding alpha/beta fold hydrolase has protein sequence MSKWWWLGLGLLALLLGQWLLDAYREEEKQLRGEWREGLLQRFPEQAEQLRQRYGLRPWGQAAAARQGRALVLIHGLDDPGKVWMNLAPALLQAGFAPWIMHYPDDQPISESAQLLAEQLQWLKAQGVGQLDIVAHSMGGLVSRELLTHPRWRDADLPRVDQLIMLGTPNQGSELARFRGLAEWRDQFAELLSGDFHWLGFIFDGAGEAGIDLLPGSRFLQRLNARPNPPHTRLTVIAAELGKADRQRLMQLARSDEHLAWLEPLASSLGNGLGDGLVTVGSARLPGARFYLLEGSHLSMIRNLLESSPRIPPAVPLVLRLLQEGAQTMTSMP, from the coding sequence ATGAGCAAGTGGTGGTGGCTGGGCCTGGGCCTGCTGGCGCTGCTGCTGGGTCAGTGGCTGCTGGATGCCTATCGCGAGGAGGAAAAACAGCTGCGCGGCGAATGGCGCGAGGGCCTGCTGCAGCGTTTTCCCGAGCAGGCCGAGCAGTTGCGCCAACGCTACGGCCTGAGGCCCTGGGGGCAGGCGGCAGCGGCCCGGCAGGGGCGTGCCCTGGTGCTGATCCACGGCCTGGATGACCCCGGCAAGGTGTGGATGAACCTGGCTCCGGCCCTGTTGCAGGCAGGCTTTGCGCCCTGGATCATGCACTACCCGGACGATCAGCCCATCAGTGAATCGGCGCAACTGCTGGCCGAACAGTTGCAGTGGCTCAAGGCGCAGGGAGTAGGGCAGCTGGACATAGTGGCGCACAGCATGGGCGGGCTGGTCAGTCGGGAGCTTTTGACCCATCCCCGTTGGCGTGATGCCGACCTGCCTCGGGTGGATCAGCTGATCATGCTGGGTACGCCCAATCAGGGCTCGGAGTTGGCCCGTTTTCGGGGCCTGGCGGAGTGGCGTGACCAGTTCGCCGAGCTGCTCAGCGGTGATTTTCACTGGCTGGGGTTCATCTTCGACGGGGCCGGCGAGGCGGGCATAGACCTGCTGCCGGGTAGCCGCTTTCTGCAACGGCTCAATGCCCGGCCCAACCCGCCCCATACCCGCTTGACGGTGATCGCCGCCGAGCTGGGCAAGGCGGATCGGCAGCGGCTGATGCAGCTGGCCCGGTCGGACGAACACCTGGCCTGGCTGGAGCCGCTGGCCAGCTCCCTGGGCAACGGCCTGGGGGATGGGCTGGTGACGGTGGGTTCGGCCCGCTTGCCCGGTGCCCGGTTCTATCTGCTGGAGGGCAGCCATCTGTCCATGATCCGCAACCTGCTGGAATCCAGCCCGCGTATCCCGCCCGCCGTACCCCTGGTACTGAGGCTGCTGCAGGAGGGCGCTCAGACGATGACGTCTATGCCCTGA